The sequence AGATAAAATactaaacaatttcaaaatgcAGCTTACCTCATCAGCTTCAAAACTTAATTGCAATAACTGAGTTTGTAGCATTGCTATTTCTCCTTCAAGTTTCTCTTTTTGACGTTCCTCATCTTCCAGCATCTTGCGAAGTTTTAGTATTTCAGTATTTCCAGCTGCCTAGTACATCAGAACAATTGCTTTTACACACAAGGCTCAATAGATAAGACTGAAAATGTGGTTTCAAGGGAGAGTAAGTAGAGAAAATAATGAACAAATAGTTATGCAAGACACACCTCTGCCCTTTTCCATTCAGAGACTTGACTTTTGAGATTAGTGACTTCCTCTTCAGCAGCCTTCCTTAAAAGAGTCTCTTTCTGAAGCAGTTCTTTTAGCTCATCAACTTCCTTGGCGGCAGACAAATTCtgcataaaagaaaattttggcgAATTTTAAGACATAATTCAACATTATTAGCTATAAGACAGGGGAGGGTgaggaggggaaaaaaatcaaCTCCGTCCACAAAGGACAAGAGTTctaattcttaaaaaataagcATACAGTGAACTGGGGAAAACTTAAGGATGCAAAAACACCTAAAAACCTAAATGGGTGAAAGAAAGCCAACAGCCTTTGTAATACAGAATCCATATCTAAATTTTGATATGGTTTTAGAGCAAGTTTTAAAAACTGTAGATCTAATGATTGCCTCCACCCATTCCATAAGATGCTAGGAACACATAGCCGCATCCTTAGAAATATCTGTCCAAAAATCATGCTTATTATAAGTAAGATTGAGATGGTGAAATACGCAACGttattttttccataaatttttcttGGAGTAGAAACATCTACCATATAGATATAACATAAATGTTGACAAAGTCTAAACAAAtagcatatttttatatatactatGGACCTTAATAAATGACATGATATACAATCACATAATTAGAATACCTCTTTGTTAGACATCAGATTAGAGGAATCATCTTTGGGTCCGTAAGTGCCTTTCTCACTGCCATAACTTCGTTGGTTCATCAATAACTGCTCTTCAAGCTTCTTTATTGATTCCTTGTATTCTTTCTGATATTTCAGTCTTTCCTTCTACATGTTAATGGATtacaataaacaatataaaccaACTCAGCAtactaattaaatcataatCAGTTAACAAACAAAAATCATGTGGTATGCAAATTAATAGATATACAAAAAGGTATGTCAAGTGGAgaatcacaaaacaaaaaaaaaaaaaaaaaaaaaaaaaaaaaaaaaaaaaacaaaacaaaacaaaagcaaaaacaaaaaaaaaaaaaaaaagggacaaagtGCTAACCAAATGCTATTTGAAACAATAGgcattttgaaaattgtttacaACAATAATATATGCTTATCAGAACTGTACAGCTGTGTGAATGTTTCTTAGATTTCTTGAGGAAACCGTACACATACACACAGAACAAATTGAACTGTATCAAGAGAAAATGTACACATGCAATAGACAGCAATTATCATGTGAAAATATAGGAAATCTCCAAAATAACTACATGGCTCATGTCATACATTACCAACTTAAAGTTATAAGCCTATGATAAAGACTTTCTCACACATACGCAAATCACACATGACATATAAAAATGCAATGCCCAAGCTCGTAAACTTCCTGATAATATTCATAAAAGCATTTACCTCCAGTGCATCTGCATAGTTCCTTTCAGATTCAGAAATCTGATTTTGAGCTTGTATGCttattctttgaatttcatcctcgaatGCCTTCTGCTGCCTTTCATGTTCCGCAATGAGTTTGTCTAATTGTATATCTAGTCTTCTAGACAAACTTTTGTAGTCAAATTCTTCCTTCAATTTCAACATGTTTTCCACCTTCATCGCCTAAAATAGGACATAATATTAGCATCATCTAGGAATCAGATcatgaaatttaatattatgtattcTCAATGCATTCCATTATGTACTTAAAGTGGCTGTCAATCACACAAGAGATCCAAGCATGGAACAAAGATCAAGAAAAAAACAGTATTGACTAGATGATTTTAATGCAAACATAGAATTCCGCTAATAATGACCATACAAACTGGTCTAGTGCAATATCTTCAAGTAAAAAGTAACAGGAAGAAATTTTGAAACACACCCGCTGACCGAACATTATAGTACTAGCTGTCTCTCCTCGATGACGTGGGGATGGACCAATGGTAATAACCAGCGAAGTTCTTGCTGTGCCTGTAAAGTTAACCCATTGCCAAGCAATGCATATTGCAACATAGATACATTACAAATTCGGAAAAATCAACATCCATGCCATAGATGGCAATTTAACAAATGAAATAATACTGCAGCAATAATAGTTCACAGAAAAACTGTATTTTCTATTCCACCATAAGATCTTAATAAGGTCTCTTAAAAATCAAGAATCTTATTCTGAGGCGTATAATTTCACTAGACTTATGAGGGAAAGGAtgccaaaacaaagaaagtctcATCAAATTCAATAGTGTTCACATCTATTAGAGGAACAAATTCAGAGGTGATTAAAAAGCAGAAACCATGacagaaagaaaaattttatttcagaTATTACACCTCCAAATGAATCCCGAAGCAGTCTCGTGAGCTTTGAATCCCGAACTGGAACATGTGGACTATTCTCAGCCAGTGCATTAATGCATTTACCTAATGCACTTAAGGAGAGATTGATTGATTTGGCTTCCTCTAATGTATGTCCTTCACTTCCtgcaaaatgaatttttaacaaaaacctTACTTGAATGTGATAGATAAAACTGAAGAGTATAATCTCTTCAAGACATATCCTCCCCCACACACCTGACTTGTCAATACGCTCTGAACCAGCAAGGTCCACTACAACTAACTTGCCCTTCCGAACAAGAGGAGGCTTTAGAGTTTTAATCATGTGAGAACTGTTAccattttcatttaaaagaGTCGGATCTCTTCCTTTCACAGATCTCTTAACGTGTACCTGTAGCAGTAGCTTATTATCAGAGCTCATACAATAGCTGCCAATATCCTACTCCAACTTTCAAATGCCCGACCATCATGAAAACAATAGTCACCCAATAAACCTACCATTAAAATTGCATGGCTACGTGAAGATTCCGTGTTTAATTTCGTGTTTGCAGCAAAACGATGAGCTTCTCCTACTCTTAGTAGTTCAATAAAGCTCTGTTGGTCCCTAATTTCAACTAGGCTAGCCCCAGGGACTGAAACATCTCCAGTTTTTGGGTCTTCCAAAATGGATATGTTATCATTTGCAGGATCAAGAAGGTCCTGTATGGTCTCCATATAAAGCTGCAAACATGCATTAGAATAAGGACATTAAGAAAATCATCAAGTTTGTAATAACATTCCAATGTTCAGCAAATTCTTCAGAACATGAAACAATCAATTTCAAAGTCAAATTCACTGAATATTACAAAAGCAGTAAACAAGTAATAATGTAGCTTTTttgacaaaggaaaaaaaactttatagtCTTATCAATACTTGAATGACCAAAATAcccataattaattttttcttttttatttttaaaatttgtatctTCTTTTTCCTAATCCTCTTGAACCAGTAGACCAATATGGCACTGAAGGAATGCCAGCCACCTATAGAGGACCAACATCAAACCTCTTTAGTTCGTTTGATTTCTcaaatgatttaaattaattgtgCAACAGATGCTACATTTTAAGATTTTGGGGAATTGGAAGCAGTCAAAATGTAGGACTAGTAGACAATGAATTCaatcttttatgagtttatactTTTATGGGCGTATGAAGCAATTAATTCAGTCTTTTATGGGTTTATACTTTTATGGCCGTATGAAGCAATTTTGAAGAATAGGAAGGGTAAGAGCTTTTGAACACAATTGAAGCTACAACCAATGCAGCAGTAGTCTCTGCTGCAATATGAAACCCTAAATTTTGAGGCTGGGGGCATGGTTGTAAAGCTCTAATGGTCCGAGAAGGCTTGGGGGAGCCATGAAATTCaaagtgaaaaatatttaataagaatattataggaatttgaaaattatgagacTGCATAAAGTTATTTTTGCAATGCAACTAGTACTTCTCATAATAATGAGTGAAATTGTCCAAAAGATAAACAATAATGAGAAAAGATAAAATCGGCTTCGAAAGGCCAACAACCTGCAAATAGGAAACTGAGATAGAATCTGTCTCAAGAGAAATATCTGCTAAAATATCCTCCATAGCGCGAACCATTATACCACGAGCAGCTGTGTCTTCCTCTCCAAGTCGTCCAAGAGTATACGTTTTGCCAGTGCCAGTCTGACCATATGCCATAACCGTCCCATTATAACCATCTAGGACACTCTGGAGAGGCAAATTACAAAATAGCATGTCAATTAAAAGAAGTTCCACTAAATATATCGAATAAACATAAACTTACTTCATGTGCCAAGATATGAAACAAGAGGTGAAAGCAATTGCTGGATTTCAATGTAGAATCAGAAAGACAAGCAACTGATGCAAACTAAAGCACGTGGACCAAATGGACAGTATGACTTAGTTCTGGCTTCTCAGAATGAAGAACAATAACAATTCCTTTTCAAAAAAACACTCCATACTATATcaaagaatataataaataacagTTGTGCACATCAAACTCCATTTTATGTATATAACTTGGATCTAAACTACAGAACCTAAGCTATTATCAGTCATTTACAAATAATCACcatccagaaaaagaaaatgtaacaTTAAGAATTTTCAATTTCAGAATACAAAAGCTGGAGACCTAAGAGAGAACAAAATGGTAAATGAAGTTGATGTTTCATCTATGCATACCTCCACAACAGGCTTTGCAACAACTTCATAAACACGTTTTTGTGATGCAAATTCTGTGAGCACCTCATCAAACTCAAATGTATCAGAGTCCCAATTGTTTTTCCGGAGTTTCAACCTTTTAAGCTGAAAtagagaaaataacaaaaatcacTTTATCATGaccattgaaaattaatttaaatacacaagaaaaagaagaagatcaaaGGAGCTATCCAAAAAGTTAGTCGTCAATGACGCAGAACACCTCTGGTTGTAATTCTACACAATCAGCAAAATCAGCATCTGCTACTTTTTCCTCTGCATTTCTTGGTCTTAATCTTACAGCCACTCGAACCCTTCCTAGAACTACATCCAAGTAATGAAACATTAAGTAAGAAAGTGAAACTACATACTACAATTTGTTAGAATACAGCATAGAGAGAAGAATCCAAAATAGGGAACCCTttgtattaagaaaaatacaactTGGGTAACCTAACCcctaaataatattgatttgaATATAATGATCATCATTTTAGCATAAAACCTAACTTTTCTCCTTAACAAACAGAAGACTTCCCACAGAGAACTTCAATTTGAATTAGCATTAAGCAGAGGTTTCGCACAAAAGATTCACTATttgcaaaaattgaaaaacattttctctttttttcctttttaattaaaaaaaaaaaaaaaaaaaaaagaaaaaaagaagaaggaaacaaCACAAAACAAAAGGGCAACATTGACAACAGCTCTATATCTCATTTTCCATTTCTGGGTATACAGATGAGATGATCATGGTATTAGTAAAGCCTCCGCTCACGAACGGAGGTTCCAGCAATACACATAAATCAGCCAATCCACTAAGTACCACACAAGTTCATCCTTGAAAGATCAAAGTAGTAGACTGAAAAGATACCATTTTCTACAAGCAAATAATTGcagacaaccaaaaaaaaaaaaaaaaaaggtaattttcGTCCATCCAGAAATACATCTACATCAGCCTCAAGCAATTCAATTTCATGGGACGATAAAACGTACCTACCTTAGATAAAAAGTGATCATCTTAAACAGTTATTCAATATTCAACAATTTCATTGTATAACATATTGAAAGCATCTTTCTTTTTACAACGTATTTTTTTGCtccaaaagcaagaaaaaaaatgctctACTACCAAATGGCAGTGCCTAATTTTTAAGGATTTATTCAATATTCAACAATAAAACCCATTGAAACAATGCATACGTTCATACTCAAATCTATACCAATAGTACGAAATGCGTCATAAAAGATCTTATTCTCTTAGCCACACAATGAACCTGAAATTCACATTCTTCAGCCACCAAAAACATAACAAAACCAGAAACCAACCTCCAGCATCGTCCTTGGGAGGTCCAGTAGCGCCACCAAGCGAGCCTGTACTATTCCGGCGGACCCCAGAAGCGGACAAAGGCTTAGATTTGACAACTGACTTGGTATTGGAGTTCACAGAGAGAGGTTTATCCACCTTGAGAGAGCCTCTCTGAGTTCCATTCCTGTAATTATAACCACCCGAAGTGGCCATTATATAACAAAGAGTACCAAAAACCTTCGAAGTTGGGATTCAGCAGTTTACAACAAACGCCAttggaaaaacccaaaaaaaaaaaaaaaaaaaaaagtagctgtgaaaaatgaaagaaacccAGAAAAACCCAGCCCTGGAATTGAAGTTTGAAGAAAACCCAGAAAGATCTCAAGCAATGAAAAATGGTGtagtagaagaagaaaattcaGAAGTTGTTGTAGCAATACAATCTAAGTAGCCAAATGGGTAGTGGACCCAAATCGTGTGCGATGAAAGCCAGATAATTCCGGGGCTTTCTCCTTCAATTCAATGcgttttgagagagagagagagagagagaggagagtcTGGGtaggaaagaaaatgaaagaaagcttTTTTCGATTTTGACTAAAATGGTAATTTCGCTTCTTCAAGATTCTCACACGGACTGTGTGATCGTCCCATTCATAGCTTCTGTGGGTCCGTGATCTTTCTATCCCgtgcatttaattttttatgaaagtaCGAAAatatcctttctttattttgaaaaaattggctCGCTGTTTGATTTTGCTAAAAACCTCGATTATTAGTATACAAAACGGACCTTATGACGTGGAGGTGGTGTATTTATAGCTTATTACGCTAACTGGGATCGTGTTGTTCGTGGTAATCAGTGGTGTGGTTGACTTTTAATTGACTGAAATGCCCATCCAAATTTTCACCTTCACAACCACCCGTAAGGTTTGACTTTAAACAAACCACATTGAAAACATGATGTTTATCACTATGATATAAATTTGTATTGCTTATGTTAAAAAATActagtaaatataaatatatatatgtaatccaCACATTCTCACTTGGGTATTTGGTGCTATTTTAGTTGTTCctttttggtgaaaattttgGTGCTATTTTAGTTGCTATTGAGGTTTTGTGATTTTACTCTACTCTTTTTGAGCTTTTTATTTGCTGTTCTTCCACTTTACTCCATTGGTTTTCTCTACGTTTTAATTTGTCAATGCTAATAGGTACATTACAAGACTAGGGTTGGAaatgcccaaaaaaatatagTTGGTACAAGAATATGAAGTTGTAGATTATTGAGAAAAACTATAGTACTCCATCTACTCTAAAAGAGTat comes from Ziziphus jujuba cultivar Dongzao chromosome 6, ASM3175591v1 and encodes:
- the LOC107403427 gene encoding kinesin-like protein KIN-UA isoform X1, with amino-acid sequence MATSGGYNYRNGTQRGSLKVDKPLSVNSNTKSVVKSKPLSASGVRRNSTGSLGGATGPPKDDAGVLGRVRVAVRLRPRNAEEKVADADFADCVELQPELKRLKLRKNNWDSDTFEFDEVLTEFASQKRVYEVVAKPVVESVLDGYNGTVMAYGQTGTGKTYTLGRLGEEDTAARGIMVRAMEDILADISLETDSISVSYLQLYMETIQDLLDPANDNISILEDPKTGDVSVPGASLVEIRDQQSFIELLRVGEAHRFAANTKLNTESSRSHAILMVHVKRSVKGRDPTLLNENGNSSHMIKTLKPPLVRKGKLVVVDLAGSERIDKSGSEGHTLEEAKSINLSLSALGKCINALAENSPHVPVRDSKLTRLLRDSFGGTARTSLVITIGPSPRHRGETASTIMFGQRAMKVENMLKLKEEFDYKSLSRRLDIQLDKLIAEHERQQKAFEDEIQRISIQAQNQISESERNYADALEKERLKYQKEYKESIKKLEEQLLMNQRSYGSEKGTYGPKDDSSNLMSNKENLSAAKEVDELKELLQKETLLRKAAEEEVTNLKSQVSEWKRAEAAGNTEILKLRKMLEDEERQKEKLEGEIAMLQTQLLQLSFEADETSRRLERGGPVKVLGGLDSLMTQVRSPQLKESGTEEKASIAKLFEQVGLQKILSLLEAEDADVRVHAVKVVANLAAEETNQEKIVQAGGLTSLLMLLQSSEDETIHRVAAGAIANLAMNETNQELIMAQGGINLLAMTAAHAEDPQTLRMVAGAIANLCGNDKLQTKLRGEGGVKALLGMVRCGHPDVLAQVARGIANFAKCESRASTQGIKSGRSLLIDDGALPWIVQNANNEASPIRRHIELALCHLAQHEVNAKDMISGGALWELVRIMRDCSREDIRTLAHKTLTSSPTFQAELRRLRIDF
- the LOC107403427 gene encoding kinesin-like protein KIN-UA isoform X2 codes for the protein MATSGGYNYRNGTQRGSLKVDKPLSVNSNTKSVVKSKPLSASGVRRNSTGSLGGATGPPKDDAGVLGRVRVAVRLRPRNAEEKVADADFADCVELQPELKRLKLRKNNWDSDTFEFDEVLTEFASQKRVYEVVAKPVVESVLDGYNGTVMAYGQTGTGKTYTLGRLGEEDTAARGIMVRAMEDILADISLETDSISVSYLQLYMETIQDLLDPANDNISILEDPKTGDVSVPGASLVEIRDQQSFIELLRVGEAHRFAANTKLNTESSRSHAILMVHVKRSVKGRDPTLLNENGNSSHMIKTLKPPLVRKGKLVVVDLAGSERIDKSGSEGHTLEEAKSINLSLSALGKCINALAENSPHVPVRDSKLTRLLRDSFGGTARTSLVITIGPSPRHRGETASTIMFGQRAMKVENMLKLKEEFDYKSLSRRLDIQLDKLIAEHERQQKAFEDEIQRISIQAQNQISESERNYADALEERLKYQKEYKESIKKLEEQLLMNQRSYGSEKGTYGPKDDSSNLMSNKENLSAAKEVDELKELLQKETLLRKAAEEEVTNLKSQVSEWKRAEAAGNTEILKLRKMLEDEERQKEKLEGEIAMLQTQLLQLSFEADETSRRLERGGPVKVLGGLDSLMTQVRSPQLKESGTEEKASIAKLFEQVGLQKILSLLEAEDADVRVHAVKVVANLAAEETNQEKIVQAGGLTSLLMLLQSSEDETIHRVAAGAIANLAMNETNQELIMAQGGINLLAMTAAHAEDPQTLRMVAGAIANLCGNDKLQTKLRGEGGVKALLGMVRCGHPDVLAQVARGIANFAKCESRASTQGIKSGRSLLIDDGALPWIVQNANNEASPIRRHIELALCHLAQHEVNAKDMISGGALWELVRIMRDCSREDIRTLAHKTLTSSPTFQAELRRLRIDF